The following coding sequences are from one Ornithorhynchus anatinus isolate Pmale09 chromosome 18, mOrnAna1.pri.v4, whole genome shotgun sequence window:
- the PARS2 gene encoding probable proline--tRNA ligase, mitochondrial — MGGLLRGWRVALMSGPHRATLHPLCSWPPGGAPQPEFSRLFQPQNLREDEVSGLDAGGPELTCKSQRLMLQAGLIQPATPGCFHLLPFAVRALEKLVRLMDREMQAIGGQKVDMPALSSAGPWRASGRWDRMGRELFRLDDRQGHELCLGPTHEEVVTALVASRGGLSSRQLPLLLYQVTRKFRDEPKPRFGLLRAREFYMKDLYSFDASPAAARRTYKLVGAAYGRLFERLGLPVVRVQADTGHIGGSESHEFQLPAGVGEDRLALCPGCGFAANAETLAPAAGPPACPACGGPLTESKGIELGHTFYLGARYSSVFGATVAGADGRPLPAEMGCYGLGVSRILAAAVEVLSPEDCLRWPLPLAPYRVCLIPPKKGSREAGASVEALRARLLATAPQLQGEILLDDRTQLTIGRRLKDAQKLGYPFVVVAGRKVLEDPPLYEVWCQDTGQVRLLSEEGVVELLRTTEVV, encoded by the coding sequence ATGGGAGGGCTGCTGAGAGGATGGCGGGTGGCTCTGATGTCCGGCCCCCACCGGGCCACCCTGCACCCCCTCTGCAGCTGGCCCCCGGGGGGTGCCCCGCAGCCCGAGTTCTCCCGCCTCTTCCAGCCCCAGAACCTCCGGGAGGACGAGGTGAGCGGGTTGGACGCCGGCGGGCCCGAGCTGACCTGCAAGAGCCAGCGGCTGATGCTGCAGGCCGGCCTGATCCAGCCGGCCACCCCCGGCTGCTTCCACCTCCTGCCCTTCGCCGTGCGTGCCCTGGAAAAGCTCGTCCGCCTCATGGACCGCGAGATGCAGGCCATCGGCGGGCAGAAGGTGGACATGCCCGCGCTGAGCTCGGCGGGGCCGTGGCGGGCCTCGGGCCGCTGGGACCGGATGGGCCGCGAGCTGTTCCGCCTGGACGACCGGCAGGGCCACGAGCTGTGCCTGGGGCCCACGCACGAGGAGGTGGTGACGGCCCTGGTGGCCTCCCGCGGCGGGCTGTCGTCCCGGCAGCTCCCGCTCCTGCTCTACCAGGTGACCCGGAAGTTCCGCGACGAGCCCAAGCCGCGCTTCGGCCTGCTGCGCGCCCGCGAGTTCTACATGAAAGACCTGTACTCCTTCgacgcctcccccgccgccgcccgccgcacCTACAAGCTGGTTGGCGCCGCCTACGGCCGTCTGTTCGAGCggctggggctcccggtcgtccGGGTCCAGGCGGACACGGGTCACATCGGCGGCTCCGAGTCCCACGAGTTCCAGCTGCCGGCGGGCGTCGGCGAGGACCGGCTGGCGCTGTGCCCGGGTTGCGGCTTCGCGGCCAACGCGGAGACCCTCGCCCCCGCGGCCGGGCCGCCCGCCTGCCCGGCCTGCGGGGGCCCGCTGACCGAGAGCAAGGGCATCGAGCTGGGGCACACTTTCTACTTGGGCGCCAGGTACTCCTCCGTGTTCGGGGCCACGGTCGCCGGCGCCGACGGCCGGCCGCTCCCGGCGGAGATGGGCTGCTACGGCCTGGGCGTGTCGCGCATCCTGGCCGCGGCCGTCGAGGTCCTGTCTCCGGAAGACTGCCTTCGTTGGCCCCTCCCGCTCGCCCCGTACCGGGTGTGCCTCATCCCCCCAAAGAAGGGCAGCCGGGAGGCGGGGGCGTCTGTGGAGGCCCTGCGGGCCCGCCTGCTCGCCACCGCCCCCCAGCTGCAGGGCGAGATCCTGCTGGACGACAGGACTCAGCTGACCATCGGCCGGAGGCTGAAAGACGCCCAGAAGCTAGGCTACCCGTTCGTGGTGGTCGCGGGCCGGAAGGTGCTGGAGGACCCCCCGCTCTACGAGGTGTGGTGTCAGGATACCGGCCAGGTGCGCCTCCTTTCCGAGGAAGGAGTGGTCGAACTGCTGCGGACGACAGAGGTCGTCTGA